In a single window of the Litorilituus sediminis genome:
- a CDS encoding PspC domain-containing protein: MSYEREYSRYKRVNKTLTKDIIHKKLTGVCAGIAKHYELPRIAVRIAAIAALFCLPVVTGVAYVVASILLPSRPGY; the protein is encoded by the coding sequence ATGAGTTACGAAAGAGAATATTCTAGGTATAAGCGAGTAAATAAAACATTAACCAAAGACATAATCCATAAAAAGCTGACCGGTGTTTGTGCTGGTATAGCTAAGCATTATGAGTTACCACGTATCGCTGTACGTATTGCCGCAATTGCCGCGCTATTTTGTTTACCTGTAGTTACAGGTGTAGCCTATGTGGTGGCGAGTATTTTATTACCAAGTAGACCAGGTTATTAA
- a CDS encoding enoyl-CoA hydratase: MTNFIQTQELNGVFTITLNRLEKKNALNTAMYQSLCQHFNHAMATNSIHCVVIQGDNTCFTAGNDLEDFINLSAHDDLVALEFVKVLAKFTKPLIAAVSGPAVGIGTTLLLHCDMVFATSSAKFKLPFTQLGLCPEAGSSYLLPQLLGHNRAFELLVLGDTFNVEKAYELGFINEICDANELLAKADKCAQIIAKLPSDAVLTSKRLIRKASQAKLDSVIKEEGDEFSRLVQTPECKKILQQFFSTR; encoded by the coding sequence ATGACAAATTTTATTCAAACCCAAGAATTAAACGGCGTTTTCACTATAACGCTTAATAGGCTTGAGAAAAAAAATGCCTTAAACACAGCAATGTATCAATCTCTATGTCAGCATTTTAATCATGCTATGGCAACTAATTCTATTCATTGCGTTGTCATTCAAGGTGACAATACCTGTTTTACCGCAGGTAATGATCTCGAAGACTTTATTAACCTCTCTGCACATGATGACTTAGTAGCATTAGAGTTTGTTAAAGTGCTTGCCAAGTTTACTAAGCCGCTTATCGCTGCGGTTTCTGGCCCTGCTGTCGGTATCGGCACCACATTACTATTGCATTGCGATATGGTCTTTGCCACAAGTAGCGCTAAATTTAAACTGCCCTTTACTCAGTTAGGTTTATGTCCTGAAGCCGGCTCTAGCTATTTGCTGCCACAATTATTAGGCCATAACCGCGCATTTGAGCTGCTTGTGTTAGGTGATACATTCAACGTAGAAAAGGCCTATGAACTTGGTTTTATCAATGAAATTTGCGATGCTAATGAGCTTCTAGCTAAAGCTGATAAATGCGCGCAAATCATTGCTAAATTACCTAGTGATGCGGTATTAACCAGTAAACGCCTAATACGCAAAGCAAGCCAAGCAAAATTAGACAGTGTAATTAAAGAAGAAGGAGATGAATTTTCTCGCTTAGTTCAAACCCCTGAATGCAAGAAAATTTTACAACAATTTTTTAGCACACGTTAA